Proteins from a genomic interval of Paenibacillus sp. FSL H8-0048:
- a CDS encoding helix-turn-helix domain-containing protein, which translates to MKIKIRLKDILDQRGMSQRQLARQMNLRPSTINHLCSDSVDRVYIRTLEAICEALDISIHELIVEDAEA; encoded by the coding sequence ATGAAGATAAAGATTCGATTAAAAGATATATTAGATCAGCGTGGAATGTCACAAAGACAACTTGCCCGACAAATGAACCTACGTCCAAGTACGATCAATCATCTCTGTTCCGATTCAGTAGACAGAGTCTATATCCGAACGCTGGAAGCGATATGTGAAGCCCTAGACATCTCCATCCATGAACTGATTGTTGAAGATGCTGAAGCTTAA
- a CDS encoding methionine ABC transporter permease, with amino-acid sequence MFESMLKYQDQMWQSIGETFVMVGISIGAALLLGLPLGTLLYFCRKGQLYENRGLSLVLNSIVNVVRSFPFLLLVVALIPFTRLVVGTAIGTLAATVPLSIVAIAYYSRLVEQSLLEVPRGTIEAALSMGASKPGMIFKFLYVEARSGLVLGLTASTISFISFSTVMGVVGGGGVGDFAIRYGYQRFETEVMIYAILVMIVLVQLIQFTGSTIARLLDKR; translated from the coding sequence ATGTTTGAGAGCATGCTGAAATACCAGGATCAGATGTGGCAGTCTATCGGAGAGACCTTTGTTATGGTCGGTATTTCCATAGGTGCTGCACTGCTGCTGGGCCTTCCGCTGGGGACGCTGCTGTATTTTTGCCGCAAAGGCCAATTATATGAGAATAGAGGACTGTCTCTAGTGCTGAACAGCATCGTCAATGTCGTCCGTTCCTTTCCGTTCCTGCTGCTGGTGGTGGCGCTGATTCCGTTCACCCGTCTGGTTGTGGGTACGGCGATCGGTACACTGGCGGCCACGGTGCCGCTATCCATCGTTGCAATTGCGTATTACTCGCGGCTGGTGGAGCAGTCACTACTGGAGGTTCCGCGGGGAACGATTGAGGCGGCATTGTCGATGGGGGCCTCGAAGCCGGGAATGATTTTCAAGTTTCTATATGTAGAGGCCCGTTCAGGGCTGGTGCTGGGACTTACTGCATCTACGATCAGCTTCATTTCTTTTTCAACCGTAATGGGGGTTGTCGGCGGCGGCGGCGTGGGCGATTTCGCCATCCGTTACGGGTATCAGCGCTTCGAGACAGAAGTGATGATCTACGCCATTCTCGTGATGATTGTACTGGTGCAGCTGATTCAATTCACGGGAAGCACGATAGCCAGACTGCTCGACAAACGCTAG
- a CDS encoding response regulator transcription factor — MLKVMIVDDEPWVLEGLRTMVDWEKSGFEVCAEALSAGDALRLIREHRPDLLLTDINLPVMSGLELIGAVKETVDPPPRFVILSGYDDFNYARIALRHKVDGYLLKPVDDEEIEELLGKIRTIIQNETASRLEGQKKRNILVHNLISRCVQGDWSEELEHAASGLLGLQPDTELQCILAAAISGSGTVSLNEGDTEGFPEHLGYVFHDPSGRAGLLVRSAGLSPEALEAAASQVQKVQSEKLGVPVAVMISGRGSGLRSIPELYTQTLEVWGLKYRKERGGIFYYNDLRTARLSPEFTDGYFTRVLNEVKEGVAERIRAAAREAFSAMTAKRVSIEAAQAEVAHLEMTLCRSITEMQGDPDQIMCAMHKEYGNLGGLSDYYKLSLYVDRLCLETAAYLIELRANNEGNTIYNVIQYVDLEFRSKLQLQDLARQFHMNSAYLGQLFRKETGRSFSDYLNEKRIEAAKSLLKRTQLKISDIAVQVGFANTDYFIDKFKNKVGSSPSVYKNAHKNKSS; from the coding sequence ATGCTAAAAGTCATGATTGTAGACGATGAACCTTGGGTTCTGGAAGGACTCAGGACGATGGTGGACTGGGAGAAATCCGGATTCGAGGTATGTGCCGAAGCGCTTAGTGCCGGTGATGCGCTGCGGCTGATCCGGGAGCACAGGCCGGATCTGCTGCTGACGGATATCAATCTTCCGGTGATGAGCGGCCTGGAGCTGATTGGGGCGGTGAAGGAGACGGTGGACCCGCCGCCCCGGTTCGTGATCCTGAGCGGGTATGACGATTTCAACTATGCCCGGATCGCGCTGCGTCATAAAGTGGACGGCTATCTGCTGAAGCCGGTGGATGATGAGGAGATTGAGGAACTGCTGGGGAAGATCCGTACTATTATCCAAAATGAAACCGCTTCCAGATTAGAGGGGCAGAAGAAGCGCAACATCCTGGTACATAATCTGATCAGCCGATGTGTCCAGGGGGATTGGAGTGAGGAACTGGAACATGCCGCCTCCGGTCTGCTGGGGCTTCAGCCTGATACAGAGCTGCAATGCATTCTTGCTGCTGCCATTTCAGGTTCAGGCACAGTGAGCTTGAACGAAGGGGATACCGAAGGCTTCCCGGAGCACCTGGGCTATGTGTTCCACGACCCGTCCGGAAGGGCCGGACTCCTGGTTCGCTCAGCCGGACTGTCCCCGGAAGCGCTGGAGGCGGCCGCCTCCCAGGTACAGAAGGTGCAGTCAGAGAAGCTGGGGGTGCCGGTGGCTGTAATGATCAGCGGACGGGGAAGCGGCCTGCGCTCCATCCCGGAGCTGTACACCCAAACGCTTGAGGTCTGGGGGCTTAAATACCGGAAGGAGCGGGGCGGGATTTTCTACTACAATGATCTGCGTACGGCCCGCTTGTCTCCCGAATTTACAGACGGATACTTTACGCGTGTGCTGAATGAGGTGAAGGAAGGCGTGGCGGAGAGAATCCGGGCCGCTGCCAGGGAAGCCTTCTCAGCTATGACTGCCAAGAGGGTGAGCATTGAAGCTGCACAGGCCGAGGTAGCCCATCTGGAGATGACCTTATGCCGGAGCATTACCGAGATGCAGGGAGATCCCGACCAGATCATGTGTGCGATGCATAAGGAGTATGGCAACCTGGGCGGACTCTCGGATTATTACAAGCTCAGTCTGTATGTGGACCGGCTCTGCCTGGAGACAGCGGCGTACCTCATCGAGCTACGGGCTAATAACGAGGGGAACACGATCTACAACGTGATTCAATACGTCGATCTGGAATTCCGCAGCAAGCTGCAGCTCCAGGATCTCGCCCGGCAGTTTCATATGAATTCGGCTTATCTGGGCCAGCTGTTTCGCAAGGAGACGGGGCGCAGCTTCAGCGATTATCTGAATGAGAAGCGGATCGAAGCAGCCAAGAGCCTGCTCAAGCGCACACAGCTCAAGATATCGGATATCGCGGTGCAGGTAGGCTTTGCCAATACGGATTATTTCATCGACAAGTTCAAGAATAAGGTGGGTTCATCACCTTCGGTGTACAAGAATGCCCATAAGAATAAATCTAGTTAA
- a CDS encoding methionine ABC transporter ATP-binding protein has protein sequence MLSLSQVSKSFTLKDGPYTAVDQVSLEVQAGAIHGIIGASGAGKSTLLRLINLLERPDEGTVIVDGQRLTELPDKELRRQRQRIGMIFQHFNLIGNATVSRNVAISLELAGVPRAGRMKRVEECLHFVGLADKAGQYPAQLSGGQRQRVAIARALANNPKLLLCDEPTSALDPGTTADILEVLRHINASLGVTIVIVTHELDVVRSICSEVSVMEGGRIVDSFSRGEGGFLPPGTHSGSFRERITGRTGATHV, from the coding sequence ATTCTTTCGCTGAGTCAGGTTAGCAAGAGCTTCACTCTGAAGGACGGCCCTTATACGGCTGTCGATCAGGTATCGCTTGAAGTACAGGCGGGTGCCATTCATGGTATTATTGGCGCCAGCGGCGCGGGCAAATCTACGCTCCTGCGGCTGATTAATCTGCTGGAGCGGCCGGATGAAGGAACGGTTATAGTTGACGGGCAGCGGCTTACGGAGCTGCCGGACAAGGAGCTGCGCCGGCAGCGGCAGAGAATCGGGATGATCTTTCAGCATTTCAATCTGATCGGCAATGCCACTGTCAGCCGGAATGTGGCGATTTCTCTTGAGCTAGCTGGAGTACCGCGTGCAGGGCGGATGAAGCGGGTGGAGGAATGTCTGCATTTCGTAGGCCTGGCGGACAAAGCCGGGCAATATCCGGCCCAGCTCAGCGGCGGACAGCGCCAGCGGGTAGCAATTGCCCGCGCACTGGCGAACAATCCGAAGCTGCTGCTGTGCGATGAGCCTACATCTGCGCTTGATCCGGGCACCACGGCGGATATTCTGGAGGTGCTGCGCCATATCAATGCTTCTCTGGGCGTAACGATTGTGATCGTTACCCATGAACTGGATGTCGTGCGGAGCATCTGTTCCGAGGTATCTGTCATGGAGGGCGGACGGATCGTAGATTCCTTCTCCCGCGGGGAGGGCGGCTTCCTCCCGCCGGGAACGCATTCAGGCTCCTTCCGGGAGCGGATCACGGGCAGAACGGGGGCCACCCATGTTTGA
- a CDS encoding metallophosphoesterase family protein encodes MNTSATPGVTEPLLTFQIITDTHVTSNPEHEYNQNFGRALEDIAGHAQGSSGIMHIGDITNNGFPEEYEEVQRILEQHQASLPQIRYTLGNHDVGLGHWESRLAMYTSRMGMPGPYHDHWIGGYHFIFLGTEEGLQTFCNLSAEQLQWLDRKLGECAPDKPEPDGQMQPHPEQAHLPDQPVFLFLHQPLKDTVAGSLESQEWYGVTQDQELRTILLQHPQTLLFTGHTHWELEVSNTMVPGNGQTATMFNAASVAYLWTDADEHKNGSQGYYIEVYADKVLVRGRDFTTGTWIEAAQYEVSYPVSALL; translated from the coding sequence ATGAATACATCCGCCACACCCGGCGTGACTGAACCGCTGTTGACGTTCCAGATTATTACTGACACCCATGTCACGTCCAATCCCGAGCATGAGTACAATCAGAACTTCGGACGGGCACTTGAGGACATAGCGGGACATGCCCAAGGCAGCAGCGGGATCATGCACATTGGAGATATTACGAACAATGGCTTCCCGGAGGAGTATGAGGAAGTCCAGCGTATTCTTGAACAGCATCAGGCCTCACTGCCGCAGATTCGTTACACCCTGGGCAACCATGACGTCGGCCTCGGACATTGGGAATCCCGCCTTGCGATGTATACTTCCCGCATGGGGATGCCAGGTCCTTATCATGATCACTGGATCGGCGGGTATCATTTCATCTTCCTGGGAACTGAGGAAGGGCTGCAGACGTTCTGCAATCTATCCGCTGAACAGCTGCAGTGGCTGGACCGCAAGCTTGGGGAATGTGCACCGGACAAACCGGAGCCTGACGGGCAAATGCAGCCGCACCCGGAACAGGCTCACCTGCCGGATCAGCCCGTATTCCTCTTCCTGCACCAGCCGTTGAAGGATACGGTAGCCGGTTCTCTGGAATCTCAGGAATGGTACGGGGTAACTCAGGATCAGGAGCTGCGCACTATTCTGTTGCAGCACCCTCAGACCCTGCTGTTCACCGGGCATACCCACTGGGAGCTGGAGGTCAGCAACACGATGGTTCCCGGCAACGGACAGACGGCTACGATGTTCAACGCTGCTTCGGTAGCCTACCTCTGGACGGATGCGGATGAACACAAGAACGGCAGCCAAGGCTATTATATAGAAGTCTATGCTGATAAAGTGCTTGTGCGGGGACGGGATTTTACAACGGGGACCTGGATTGAAGCTGCGCAATATGAGGTATCGTATCCTGTTAGCGCTCTACTGTAA
- a CDS encoding recombinase family protein, which yields MNVIGYARVSTQGQVKDGYSLSYQQDEIRSYCEQQRWHLVQVFTDEGISGAKVDEEALEVEREGFQDMLTYISGHKVDYVVVLNTSRLWRSDIVKVLVHRELKKRNIDIRSIEQPTYSIFKKDPSDFLINGLMELLDAYQRLEIAIKLGRGRNKKASEGKFAGGGIPFGYKGKRGSKQMFIDEQKASTVQRLFELKDKHPEWSLSALAEKLNEEGFTTEQGKRFTKVQVKRILDRKAFYQGTYRYGQIKADGKHQAILQSGGMCL from the coding sequence ATGAATGTCATAGGCTATGCACGGGTCAGTACGCAAGGTCAGGTGAAGGATGGCTACAGCTTGTCCTACCAGCAAGACGAGATTCGGTCGTACTGTGAGCAGCAGAGATGGCACCTGGTTCAGGTTTTTACAGACGAGGGCATCAGTGGGGCGAAAGTGGACGAGGAAGCCTTAGAAGTCGAACGAGAGGGCTTCCAAGACATGCTGACCTATATATCGGGTCACAAGGTGGATTACGTTGTTGTTCTGAACACAAGCAGATTATGGAGAAGTGATATTGTCAAAGTCCTTGTCCATCGGGAGCTGAAAAAGCGCAATATCGACATTCGGAGTATTGAACAACCAACCTATAGTATTTTTAAGAAAGATCCATCTGACTTCTTGATTAACGGTTTGATGGAATTGCTGGATGCTTATCAGCGGCTAGAGATTGCTATAAAGCTGGGACGTGGACGTAATAAAAAGGCTTCCGAAGGCAAGTTTGCAGGTGGAGGTATTCCTTTTGGTTACAAAGGGAAGCGGGGATCAAAGCAAATGTTCATTGACGAACAGAAGGCATCCACGGTTCAGCGGCTATTTGAATTGAAAGATAAACATCCTGAATGGTCATTGTCGGCTTTAGCTGAGAAGTTAAATGAAGAAGGATTCACAACAGAACAAGGGAAGAGGTTTACCAAAGTACAGGTCAAACGAATTCTAGATCGTAAAGCATTTTACCAAGGAACGTATCGTTATGGGCAGATCAAAGCAGACGGTAAACATCAAGCGATCTTACAGTCTGGGGGAATGTGCTTGTGA
- a CDS encoding MetQ/NlpA family ABC transporter substrate-binding protein gives MTTTFALVLLVLTLALAGCGNNKEAEETPAATSTGPVKIKVASLIPPMTDILDIVKPILKEEGVDMEVVVLSDNVQPNEALANKEVDANFFQHVPYMEQFNASKGAKLVPVQPVYDAIYGGYSKRFKNIADLPEGATLVMANDPSNIGRSLQMFADAGLITLKDGIGIQATQADITANPKNYKFEEVDLLMLARMLDDADLVAMTPAYASPLGLTPKKDALITEREDSAFTITLVAREDNKDSEAIQKLAKAISGPEVKKFLEDNYADIALPAFK, from the coding sequence ATGACCACCACGTTTGCACTGGTACTGCTTGTATTGACGCTTGCGCTGGCAGGCTGCGGCAACAACAAAGAAGCTGAAGAGACACCGGCAGCTACCAGCACCGGGCCTGTGAAGATCAAGGTAGCCTCGCTGATTCCGCCAATGACGGATATCCTCGATATTGTGAAGCCTATTCTGAAGGAAGAAGGCGTAGACATGGAGGTTGTTGTGCTGTCTGATAACGTGCAGCCGAACGAAGCGCTGGCGAACAAAGAGGTGGATGCGAACTTCTTCCAGCATGTCCCTTACATGGAGCAGTTCAATGCCAGCAAAGGTGCAAAGCTGGTGCCCGTTCAGCCTGTGTATGATGCCATCTACGGCGGGTACTCCAAGCGCTTCAAGAACATTGCCGATCTGCCGGAGGGAGCAACGCTCGTGATGGCGAATGATCCGTCCAACATTGGACGCTCCCTGCAAATGTTCGCAGATGCCGGATTGATTACGCTGAAGGATGGCATAGGGATTCAGGCTACGCAAGCCGATATTACCGCCAATCCGAAGAACTATAAGTTCGAGGAGGTCGATCTGCTGATGCTGGCCCGGATGCTGGATGATGCGGATCTGGTAGCGATGACGCCAGCCTACGCGAGCCCGCTGGGTCTGACTCCGAAGAAGGATGCGCTGATCACCGAGCGTGAAGATTCAGCCTTCACCATTACCCTCGTTGCCCGTGAGGACAACAAGGATTCCGAGGCCATCCAGAAGCTGGCGAAGGCGATCAGCGGCCCGGAAGTGAAGAAGTTCCTGGAGGATAATTACGCGGACATCGCGTTGCCTGCTTTTAAATAG
- a CDS encoding sensor histidine kinase, protein MTTKRIKFGTIVNDIPLSYKFYLIYIVGVLLPIMVLNLVFLERITDLIKSREQQNLEISMERARKDIHDFIEGGVSVGYTLAADKNLYEMLDRTYTDSIEFYSMFNEQLRDRLNSYMPVNNQLERISIYTNNQTVVSGGNYQVTNNKVWYSDWYRQAKKATTQIYVAAYRTTEEQNLVSSIPTLSIIKTMDNYPNLNNYEKVLRIDLDISEIYDIIVRERDYLNLYLINGENKIVMSADSGYQHVTDNPYPVFDQWGDSQDESEGVRVMAVGAANYLKGWRIIGITQGERISQAVLDIRLYAAGLATTLTLLTSIFIYIMLRSYNYRVKRLARHMQKVTNEKFELIAIDEGRDEIGRLIHNFNRMTSRIHSLINDVYKLEIQSKNLEMERVRAELNFLQSQMNPHFLFNTLNAILVVCTKNNYNDVTDIVKSLSKLLRRLLSWKEDLVPVREEIAFIDMYLRIEKFRFRDKFDYTFEIDEQSLDYKIPKLSMQPLVENSCKHGLQTIEGLGVIKVAAAVLENRLQITVSDNGKGMEPEKLKELMFAVRKEDYSGTHIGIRNVYRRLELNYADQVRFEISSTPDQGTVVTIGIPLKLLEQNYSPEREV, encoded by the coding sequence ATGACGACAAAACGGATTAAATTCGGCACCATCGTCAATGATATTCCGCTAAGCTACAAGTTCTATCTTATCTACATTGTGGGTGTGCTCCTGCCGATCATGGTGCTGAATCTGGTATTTCTGGAGCGGATTACAGATCTCATCAAATCGCGGGAACAGCAGAATCTGGAGATTTCCATGGAACGGGCGCGGAAGGACATTCATGATTTTATTGAAGGGGGGGTCTCTGTCGGCTACACGCTGGCTGCGGATAAGAACCTGTACGAGATGCTGGACCGCACTTATACGGATTCTATCGAGTTCTACAGCATGTTCAACGAACAGCTCAGAGACCGGTTGAACAGCTATATGCCTGTCAATAATCAGCTGGAACGAATCAGTATTTACACGAATAACCAGACAGTTGTATCCGGGGGCAATTACCAGGTGACGAACAATAAAGTATGGTACAGTGACTGGTACCGGCAGGCGAAGAAGGCCACCACCCAAATATATGTTGCGGCTTACCGGACAACGGAGGAGCAAAATCTGGTCTCGTCCATCCCTACGCTCAGCATTATCAAGACCATGGACAATTACCCTAATCTGAACAATTATGAGAAGGTGCTGCGGATTGATCTGGACATCAGTGAGATCTATGACATTATCGTCCGTGAACGGGATTACCTGAACCTATATCTGATTAATGGGGAGAACAAGATTGTGATGTCAGCGGACAGCGGTTATCAGCACGTTACGGATAATCCCTATCCGGTATTTGATCAGTGGGGCGACAGCCAGGACGAGAGCGAGGGGGTGCGGGTGATGGCTGTAGGGGCGGCGAATTATCTCAAAGGCTGGCGGATTATCGGAATTACGCAGGGGGAGCGGATCTCCCAGGCGGTTCTCGATATCCGGCTGTACGCAGCGGGGCTGGCGACCACGCTTACTCTGTTGACCAGCATATTCATCTACATCATGTTGCGCTCCTATAATTACCGGGTGAAACGCCTGGCCCGGCATATGCAGAAGGTGACGAACGAGAAATTTGAGCTGATTGCTATCGATGAGGGCCGGGATGAGATCGGCAGGCTAATCCACAATTTTAACCGGATGACCTCCAGAATTCACTCCCTGATCAATGACGTGTACAAGCTTGAGATCCAGAGCAAGAACCTGGAGATGGAGCGCGTCAGGGCGGAGCTGAATTTCCTGCAAAGCCAGATGAACCCCCACTTCCTGTTCAACACGCTGAATGCGATTCTGGTGGTCTGTACCAAGAACAACTATAACGATGTCACCGATATTGTGAAAAGCTTGTCGAAGCTACTGCGCAGACTGCTAAGCTGGAAGGAGGATCTGGTGCCGGTGCGCGAGGAGATTGCATTTATCGACATGTATCTGAGGATTGAGAAATTCAGGTTCAGGGATAAATTCGATTATACCTTTGAGATCGATGAGCAGTCCCTGGATTATAAAATACCGAAGCTGAGCATGCAGCCGCTGGTCGAGAATTCCTGCAAGCACGGCCTGCAGACGATTGAGGGGCTGGGGGTAATCAAGGTGGCTGCGGCCGTGCTGGAAAACAGGCTGCAGATTACAGTTTCTGACAATGGTAAGGGCATGGAGCCGGAGAAGCTGAAGGAGCTGATGTTCGCGGTGCGTAAGGAGGATTACTCGGGCACCCACATCGGGATTCGCAATGTATACCGCAGGCTGGAGCTGAATTACGCAGATCAGGTGCGCTTCGAGATATCCAGCACGCCGGATCAGGGAACCGTAGTGACTATTGGCATTCCCCTGAAGCTGCTTGAACAGAATTATTCCCCGGAAAGAGAGGTATAG
- a CDS encoding response regulator transcription factor, whose protein sequence is MKYKVLLIDDEPSALEGMEMWIDWQELGFELCGTCGNGREGLQMMKQLQPDLVITDIHMPLMNGLEMIGEWRQEGKDSTKFVILSGYSEFEYARTAISYGINHYLLKPVFPEEATEELREIRLELEQETNRRRIHETASGEEAATLIKGLLYGKKGEPELMEWLETLPGSKGILSWNVCLIHTVPELYTEVRSRTVSLLAGYKALITIDLEAGLLGIVHGMTAGSGDAGGIAEVLDILLREYGGGNVHIALGTPEDSLFSIEGSYGRAKETLLHFFYEPEQAGVLAYSGVQGKPFSYHYDHIGLTDALLSSVNLLDADGYREALEAAARSFREQQVAPEVVRKFGIHLMYRIFELAPGAEAASEEGGMASGVEVSEIQQAMTPLSGLLSRLLSYGGKAIDLLVREQNYKSHGIVREINQYIGEHYQESLSIQKLAEIFFLHPVYLGQLLIKKNGMTFNEQLHHLRIQAAAELLRGSRLKLSEIAERVGYANYGQFLKRFEKELHVGPNEYRNAKF, encoded by the coding sequence ATGAAATATAAAGTGCTGCTAATCGATGATGAGCCTAGCGCTCTGGAAGGTATGGAGATGTGGATCGATTGGCAGGAGCTGGGCTTCGAGCTGTGCGGAACCTGCGGCAACGGCCGGGAAGGGCTGCAGATGATGAAGCAGCTTCAGCCGGATCTGGTCATTACCGATATCCATATGCCGCTGATGAATGGTCTGGAGATGATCGGGGAGTGGCGGCAGGAGGGGAAGGATTCGACGAAGTTCGTCATTCTGAGCGGCTATAGTGAGTTCGAATATGCCCGCACGGCTATCAGCTACGGAATTAATCACTATCTGCTGAAGCCGGTCTTCCCGGAGGAGGCTACGGAGGAGCTGCGGGAGATCCGCCTGGAGCTGGAACAGGAGACGAACCGGAGAAGAATCCATGAGACAGCTTCCGGGGAAGAGGCGGCAACCTTAATCAAAGGGCTGTTATATGGTAAAAAGGGAGAACCCGAGCTTATGGAATGGCTGGAGACTCTGCCCGGCTCGAAGGGAATCCTTTCCTGGAATGTTTGCCTGATCCATACGGTCCCGGAGCTGTACACAGAGGTGAGGAGCCGCACAGTCTCTCTGCTGGCCGGATATAAAGCATTGATAACGATTGATCTGGAGGCGGGATTGCTCGGGATCGTGCACGGGATGACAGCAGGCAGCGGGGACGCTGGCGGCATAGCTGAAGTGCTGGACATCCTGCTGCGCGAGTACGGTGGAGGGAATGTCCATATTGCGCTGGGAACCCCGGAGGACTCCTTGTTCTCCATAGAGGGTAGTTATGGCCGGGCCAAAGAGACTCTGCTGCATTTCTTTTACGAGCCGGAGCAGGCTGGGGTGCTGGCTTACAGTGGGGTGCAGGGCAAGCCCTTCAGTTATCACTATGACCATATCGGGCTGACGGATGCTTTACTGAGTAGCGTGAATCTTCTGGACGCGGACGGCTACCGCGAGGCATTGGAGGCGGCGGCCCGCAGCTTCCGGGAACAGCAGGTGGCGCCGGAGGTGGTGCGCAAATTCGGCATCCACCTCATGTACAGGATCTTCGAACTCGCACCCGGGGCAGAAGCCGCAAGCGAAGAGGGCGGGATGGCCTCGGGTGTTGAGGTATCAGAGATTCAGCAGGCGATGACCCCGCTGAGCGGGCTGCTCAGCCGCTTATTGTCCTACGGCGGAAAGGCCATAGATCTGCTGGTGCGTGAACAGAACTATAAATCGCATGGGATTGTCCGGGAGATCAATCAATACATCGGAGAGCATTATCAGGAGAGCCTGAGCATTCAGAAGTTGGCCGAGATTTTCTTCCTGCATCCGGTATACCTGGGGCAGCTATTGATTAAGAAGAACGGGATGACCTTCAATGAGCAGCTGCATCATCTGCGGATTCAAGCGGCCGCAGAGCTCCTGCGCGGGAGCAGGCTGAAGCTATCGGAAATTGCTGAACGTGTCGGTTATGCCAATTACGGACAGTTTCTGAAACGGTTCGAGAAGGAGCTGCATGTGGGACCGAATGAGTACCGGAATGCCAAATTCTAA
- a CDS encoding IS110 family transposase, whose product MIEQQNLIYVGVDLHKQHHTAVIIDCWSKKLGELKFDNKPSAFPLLLKELKKYIKKGLSVVYGLEDVGGYGRGLAVYLKDNRCWVKEVNAKLANARRKSHVTVQKSDSWDAECVAKVLRDELERLPDAQPVDLFWAISQLVTQRKWLSKILTEAVKKMHQQISYSYPSYKKFFSEVEGKTALAFWETYPSPYTLKDMSEEALAAFLRKHSNNGLSHKKANQILTLIDADGETYRDFQDSRDSVVVSQVESTRFFQEQLVSIEGKIEHLMQQLGFQLESMTGINVVTAAQLVAEIGDIHRFSSSDKLARFAGIAPVIVGSGNKFRNCKSKQGNRVLHEIIKSLAIRQIGVTRTKREPKNAYFHAYYERKIAEGKTKQQAIVCLMRKLVNIIYVMMKKKSAYVMPNTPVQQAG is encoded by the coding sequence ATGATTGAACAGCAGAATCTAATCTATGTAGGAGTTGACCTGCATAAACAACATCATACAGCCGTCATTATTGACTGCTGGAGCAAGAAACTAGGGGAACTAAAATTCGATAACAAGCCGTCTGCCTTTCCCTTGCTGCTTAAAGAATTAAAAAAGTACATCAAGAAGGGCTTGTCCGTTGTCTATGGACTGGAGGATGTTGGAGGTTACGGCAGAGGGCTTGCCGTGTATCTGAAAGACAATCGTTGCTGGGTGAAGGAAGTGAATGCAAAACTCGCTAACGCCAGACGAAAGAGCCATGTGACTGTTCAGAAGTCGGATAGCTGGGATGCGGAATGTGTTGCCAAGGTGCTCAGAGACGAGTTGGAGCGTCTGCCGGATGCCCAGCCCGTTGATCTGTTCTGGGCAATTAGCCAGCTTGTGACACAGCGCAAATGGTTGTCTAAGATTTTAACGGAAGCGGTAAAAAAGATGCATCAGCAGATTAGCTATTCCTATCCCAGTTACAAAAAGTTCTTCTCTGAAGTAGAGGGGAAAACGGCGCTTGCCTTCTGGGAAACCTACCCTTCACCCTATACTTTGAAGGACATGTCTGAGGAAGCCCTTGCTGCCTTCTTGCGAAAGCACAGCAACAATGGATTGTCTCATAAGAAGGCTAATCAAATTCTTACTCTGATCGACGCAGATGGAGAAACGTATCGGGATTTTCAGGATTCAAGAGATTCAGTTGTGGTGAGTCAGGTGGAATCCACTCGGTTTTTCCAAGAACAATTGGTCAGTATCGAGGGTAAGATTGAGCATTTGATGCAGCAGCTTGGTTTCCAGCTTGAATCCATGACAGGGATCAATGTGGTGACAGCAGCACAGCTTGTGGCAGAGATTGGCGATATTCACCGGTTCTCTTCCTCCGATAAACTTGCCCGATTCGCTGGCATTGCACCAGTCATCGTAGGTTCAGGTAATAAGTTTCGAAATTGTAAGAGTAAGCAGGGCAATCGGGTATTACATGAGATTATTAAGAGCCTTGCGATTCGTCAGATTGGTGTCACCCGTACCAAGAGGGAGCCAAAGAATGCCTATTTTCATGCTTATTATGAGCGAAAGATAGCAGAGGGGAAGACGAAACAGCAAGCGATTGTGTGCTTAATGAGGAAGCTGGTAAATATCATCTACGTCATGATGAAGAAAAAGTCAGCCTACGTGATGCCTAATACACCTGTACAACAGGCGGGATGA